Proteins encoded by one window of Enterococcus saccharolyticus subsp. saccharolyticus:
- a CDS encoding DUF1033 family protein has product MYQVITMYGDNEPWWFFEEWQADIQEEVTFSTLEEAQSFYRKKWNLVYEEYSYIHAKPNYLSAFWNDGDERWCEECDEDLQQYKGLALLKDYQPLTIESEREFYEATNSSGKTKRCQRSK; this is encoded by the coding sequence ATGTATCAAGTAATAACCATGTATGGCGATAACGAACCCTGGTGGTTTTTTGAAGAGTGGCAAGCAGATATTCAAGAAGAAGTGACTTTTTCGACACTAGAAGAAGCCCAGTCTTTCTATCGAAAAAAGTGGAATTTAGTTTATGAAGAATATAGTTATATTCATGCGAAACCAAATTATTTGAGCGCTTTTTGGAATGACGGTGATGAGCGTTGGTGCGAAGAATGTGATGAAGATTTGCAACAGTATAAAGGATTAGCTCTTCTAAAAGATTATCAGCCATTAACAATTGAAAGTGAAAGGGAATTTTATGAAGCAACTAATTCTAGCGGAAAAACCAAGCGTTGCCAAAGATCTAAGTAA
- a CDS encoding ketose-bisphosphate aldolase yields MLINMNQMLEVAKENKFAVGAFNVADSNFLRVVVEAAEENDSPAIIAIHPTELDFVKDEFFQYAVSRAKNSSVPFVIHMDHGDSLASIMRAIHCGFTSVMIDGSLLPFAENIAVTKEVVDVCKKIGVSVEGELGTIGNTGTTIEGGVSEVIYTKPEDAEEFVAKTGIDTLAVAIGTAHGIYPKDVKPELKMDVLEQIKERVDIPLVLHGGSANPDEEIARAVQIGIQKVNISSDYKYAFYKKCREILASTELWDPNAIFPECIDAAKEVVKQKMGLFQSIDKASLYRESNERPFRHEFN; encoded by the coding sequence ATGTTAATAAATATGAATCAAATGTTAGAAGTTGCAAAAGAAAATAAATTTGCTGTTGGCGCATTTAATGTGGCAGATAGCAATTTCTTACGAGTGGTCGTTGAAGCAGCCGAAGAAAATGATTCTCCAGCAATTATTGCAATCCATCCAACGGAATTGGATTTTGTTAAGGATGAGTTTTTCCAATATGCTGTGTCTCGAGCAAAAAATAGTAGTGTGCCTTTTGTGATTCATATGGATCATGGGGATAGCTTAGCTAGTATTATGCGTGCGATTCATTGTGGGTTCACTTCTGTGATGATTGATGGTTCTCTCTTACCCTTTGCAGAAAATATTGCGGTAACAAAAGAAGTGGTTGATGTGTGTAAAAAAATTGGTGTTTCTGTTGAGGGAGAGTTAGGAACAATTGGTAATACTGGAACCACAATCGAAGGTGGGGTTTCAGAAGTTATCTATACAAAACCAGAAGATGCCGAAGAATTTGTTGCAAAAACAGGGATTGATACATTAGCCGTAGCGATTGGTACAGCACATGGAATCTATCCAAAAGATGTTAAACCAGAGCTAAAAATGGACGTATTGGAACAAATTAAAGAGCGAGTGGATATTCCATTAGTTTTACATGGTGGTTCAGCGAATCCAGACGAAGAAATAGCCCGAGCTGTCCAAATTGGTATTCAAAAAGTGAATATTTCTTCAGATTATAAATATGCGTTTTACAAAAAATGTCGTGAAATTCTAGCAAGTACGGAATTATGGGATCCGAACGCTATTTTCCCAGAATGTATTGATGCTGCTAAAGAAGTTGTCAAACAAAAAATGGGATTATTTCAGTCAATTGACAAAGCCAGTTTGTACCGAGAAAGTAATGAACGACCATTTAGACACGAGTTCAATTAA
- the mnmA gene encoding tRNA 2-thiouridine(34) synthase MnmA — protein MTDNSKIRVVVGMSGGVDSSVTALLLKEQGYDVIGIFMKNWDDTDENGVCTATEDYKDVAKVAAQIGIPYYSVNFEKEYWDRVFEYFLAEYRAGRTPNPDVMCNKEIKFKAFLDYAMDLGADYVATGHYAQVERDENGVAHMLRGVDNNKDQTYFLSQLSQEQLSKTMFPLGHMEKSEVRAIAERAGLATAKKKDSTGVCFIGEKNFKQFLSNYLPAQKGNMVTLDGEVKGQHDGLMYYTIGQRQGLGIGGGGKSSEPWFVVGKELATNTLYVGQGFHHDALYADRLDASEIHFTTNEEKPKEFRCTAKFRYRQQDTSVTVRLLDDNRAEVIFDEPVRAITPGQAVVFYDGMECLGGGLIDHAYQAEKVLQYV, from the coding sequence ATGACAGACAATAGCAAAATTCGTGTTGTCGTTGGAATGAGTGGCGGGGTGGACTCGTCAGTAACAGCACTTTTGTTGAAAGAACAAGGGTATGATGTCATTGGTATCTTCATGAAAAATTGGGATGATACAGATGAAAATGGTGTGTGTACAGCAACTGAGGATTATAAAGATGTCGCAAAAGTAGCGGCACAAATTGGTATTCCTTATTACTCTGTAAATTTTGAAAAAGAATATTGGGATCGTGTATTTGAATATTTCTTAGCGGAATATCGTGCAGGACGTACACCAAATCCAGATGTGATGTGTAATAAAGAAATTAAATTCAAAGCCTTTTTAGACTATGCGATGGATTTAGGTGCAGATTATGTAGCAACTGGACACTACGCTCAAGTAGAACGTGATGAAAATGGTGTTGCTCATATGCTTCGTGGTGTTGATAACAACAAAGATCAAACTTATTTCTTAAGCCAATTATCACAAGAACAATTGTCAAAAACAATGTTTCCCCTAGGACACATGGAAAAATCAGAAGTTCGAGCAATTGCAGAACGCGCTGGTTTAGCAACTGCGAAGAAAAAAGATTCGACAGGCGTTTGTTTTATCGGTGAAAAGAATTTTAAACAATTTTTAAGTAACTATTTACCTGCTCAAAAAGGAAATATGGTGACTTTAGATGGTGAAGTAAAAGGGCAACATGATGGTTTGATGTATTATACGATTGGTCAACGCCAAGGTCTAGGTATTGGCGGTGGGGGCAAATCTTCAGAACCATGGTTTGTGGTTGGAAAAGAACTAGCAACGAATACATTATATGTTGGACAAGGTTTCCATCATGACGCGTTATATGCAGATCGTTTAGATGCGAGTGAAATCCACTTTACAACAAATGAAGAAAAGCCAAAAGAATTCCGCTGTACAGCGAAATTCCGTTACCGTCAACAAGATACTAGCGTAACGGTTCGTTTGTTAGACGATAATCGTGCCGAAGTTATTTTTGACGAACCTGTTCGTGCAATTACCCCAGGTCAAGCGGTTGTTTTCTACGATGGGATGGAATGTTTGGGCGGTGGTTTAATCGACCATGCGTACCAAGCCGAAAAAGTATTACAATACGTATAA
- a CDS encoding DNA topoisomerase III: MKQLILAEKPSVAKDLSKVLGANQKHKNYYEGPKVIVTWALGHLLGLKMPEDINKEWQSWQMETLPMIPKNLGIKPLPKTGHQLKAIKQLAQRKDVSEAVIATDAGREGELVARWILEWVRFDKPVKRLWISSQTDKAIKTGFAQLKPAKQYDNLYQSAIARAKADWLVGLNVTRALTVKYQDNLSAGRVQTPTLALVRQQERQIETFRPQTYYVIELAVGEEHAFLVQKNPHALKEQQDAQQLVNHMSQKNGRVISVVEKTKTETAPLPYDLTEIQREANQRYGFSAKKTLSLVQSLYEAHKVVTYPRTDSKYLTNDMKATMKERLQAVSDFAPEVKTYLKNGAVVQQKAVFNDAKVSDHHALLPTEQKPNYAKLTSDEQRIYNMIVTRFLMLFASPHKKVQQKATVAFEDHQFVFTQNKIIEAGWKTTEETKASTVDWQEGMSVAPNFAIKKELTSPPKPLNEGTLLGKMEKFSLGTPATRAEIIEKLIKSELMERTPSGLQVSPKGKQLLELVNPSLVSPELTEKWEKQLEAIAQGQFSSGAFLQQIENDTKQLVKEIKQSEQKYQDFSLTQKKCPECGELLREKNTRDGKIYVCSSNECTYRRRKDPKLSNHRCPQCHKKMEIIDGKNGAYFRCKFDGTTEKIPTKKEQKKKMTKHEERRLMKKYSQEEPQESPLAAALKAAMEKN, from the coding sequence ATGAAGCAACTAATTCTAGCGGAAAAACCAAGCGTTGCCAAAGATCTAAGTAAGGTTTTAGGCGCGAATCAAAAACATAAGAACTATTATGAAGGACCTAAAGTGATTGTCACTTGGGCCCTAGGTCATTTATTAGGACTAAAAATGCCTGAAGATATTAATAAGGAATGGCAAAGCTGGCAAATGGAGACTTTGCCTATGATTCCGAAAAATTTAGGGATTAAACCTTTACCAAAAACAGGCCATCAATTGAAGGCTATTAAACAATTAGCACAGCGAAAAGATGTGTCAGAAGCAGTTATCGCTACGGATGCGGGACGTGAAGGAGAACTTGTCGCTCGTTGGATTTTAGAGTGGGTACGTTTTGATAAGCCTGTCAAACGTCTTTGGATTTCTTCGCAAACAGATAAAGCAATTAAAACAGGGTTTGCACAATTAAAACCAGCGAAGCAATACGACAATTTGTATCAATCAGCGATTGCCCGTGCGAAAGCTGACTGGTTAGTAGGTTTGAATGTTACACGAGCGTTAACGGTGAAATATCAAGATAATTTAAGTGCTGGTCGTGTCCAAACGCCAACGCTTGCTTTAGTGCGCCAACAAGAGCGTCAAATTGAGACTTTCCGTCCACAAACGTATTATGTTATTGAACTAGCAGTGGGTGAAGAACACGCTTTCTTGGTGCAAAAAAATCCACATGCACTTAAAGAACAACAAGATGCACAACAACTTGTGAATCATATGAGTCAAAAAAATGGTCGAGTCATTAGCGTGGTGGAAAAAACAAAAACAGAAACGGCGCCGTTACCCTACGATTTGACTGAAATTCAGCGTGAAGCAAACCAACGTTATGGATTTTCTGCCAAAAAGACGTTGTCATTAGTTCAAAGTCTGTATGAAGCGCATAAAGTAGTCACTTATCCACGAACAGATAGTAAATACTTAACGAATGATATGAAAGCAACGATGAAAGAGCGGCTACAAGCTGTTTCCGATTTTGCACCAGAAGTCAAAACGTATTTGAAAAATGGCGCAGTTGTCCAACAAAAAGCGGTGTTTAATGATGCCAAAGTATCTGATCATCATGCGTTGCTACCAACAGAACAAAAACCAAACTATGCAAAATTAACTAGCGATGAACAACGTATTTACAATATGATTGTCACTCGTTTCTTAATGTTGTTTGCATCTCCACATAAAAAAGTTCAACAAAAAGCGACAGTTGCCTTTGAGGATCATCAGTTTGTATTTACACAAAACAAAATTATCGAAGCTGGTTGGAAAACAACCGAAGAAACAAAAGCGTCAACGGTTGATTGGCAAGAAGGAATGAGTGTGGCACCGAATTTTGCAATCAAGAAAGAATTAACTTCACCACCTAAACCTTTGAATGAAGGTACTTTATTAGGAAAAATGGAGAAATTTAGTTTAGGAACACCAGCGACACGTGCCGAAATTATTGAAAAACTGATTAAGTCAGAATTGATGGAGCGTACGCCAAGTGGTCTGCAAGTCTCGCCTAAAGGAAAACAATTGTTAGAACTAGTGAATCCCTCACTTGTTTCCCCTGAATTAACTGAAAAATGGGAAAAACAACTGGAAGCCATTGCGCAAGGACAATTTTCAAGTGGTGCATTCTTACAACAAATTGAAAATGATACGAAACAACTGGTCAAAGAAATTAAACAAAGTGAACAAAAATACCAAGATTTTTCTTTGACACAAAAGAAATGTCCTGAATGCGGTGAACTTTTACGCGAAAAAAATACACGTGATGGGAAGATTTATGTATGTTCAAGTAATGAATGTACGTATCGTCGCCGTAAAGATCCGAAATTATCAAACCATCGTTGCCCACAATGCCATAAAAAAATGGAGATTATCGATGGGAAAAATGGGGCATACTTCCGTTGTAAATTCGATGGAACGACTGAAAAAATTCCAACGAAAAAAGAACAAAAGAAAAAAATGACCAAGCATGAAGAACGTCGTTTAATGAAAAAATATTCGCAAGAAGAACCTCAAGAAAGTCCGTTAGCTGCCGCATTAAAAGCAGCGATGGAAAAAAATTAA
- a CDS encoding MarR family winged helix-turn-helix transcriptional regulator — protein MSHFTMQLLKQIEAVSGVARALFLQNNQRFDGQQQVINLLGKEDGMTQGNLAELLDIRPSSLAELIKKLEKAGAVTRVEDENDKRIKRVYLTEEGRKRVIQTSDVREDLSAQFFAGLTEEEQQQFSRYLDKIVDGWPEDFDNYQTRTNDPMERLAKFQQLRQTMMGVDWQALSRQDQHRVHRDFKRQLRQAGMDNRMWKRQFEQIMREQRGMHRGGFNDRPFERPCPPKQEHNSESDWTDF, from the coding sequence ATGAGTCACTTTACAATGCAATTACTCAAACAAATTGAAGCCGTTAGTGGTGTTGCGCGAGCATTATTCTTACAAAACAATCAACGATTTGATGGACAACAGCAAGTGATTAATCTTTTAGGAAAAGAAGATGGAATGACACAAGGCAATTTGGCTGAATTACTTGATATACGTCCAAGTTCGTTAGCTGAGTTAATAAAAAAATTAGAAAAAGCTGGTGCAGTTACTCGCGTGGAAGATGAAAATGACAAGCGGATTAAACGCGTCTATCTTACAGAAGAAGGTCGCAAACGCGTGATTCAAACATCGGATGTGCGTGAAGATTTAAGTGCACAATTCTTTGCGGGATTAACAGAAGAAGAACAGCAACAATTTAGTCGCTATTTGGATAAAATTGTGGATGGTTGGCCGGAAGACTTTGACAACTATCAAACAAGAACGAATGATCCAATGGAACGTTTAGCTAAATTTCAACAGTTGCGTCAAACGATGATGGGCGTAGATTGGCAGGCCTTATCACGTCAAGACCAACACCGTGTACATCGTGATTTCAAACGTCAATTGCGTCAAGCTGGAATGGATAATCGTATGTGGAAACGTCAATTTGAACAAATAATGCGAGAACAACGAGGAATGCATCGTGGTGGTTTTAATGATCGCCCATTTGAGCGTCCATGCCCACCAAAGCAAGAACACAATTCAGAAAGCGATTGGACGGATTTCTAA
- a CDS encoding PadR family transcriptional regulator, protein MLKGILSGSILVLLSKESLYGYTLGVELSKIGFADIPKGTIYPLLLNLEKKGLIQGKSVPSPEGPKRKYYTLTELGNKERENFIREWYVLKNGMSHLLEEEAE, encoded by the coding sequence ATGCTAAAAGGTATTTTGTCAGGGAGTATTTTAGTATTACTATCAAAAGAATCATTATATGGATATACATTAGGAGTAGAACTTTCGAAGATTGGCTTTGCAGATATACCTAAAGGGACAATCTATCCACTGCTATTAAATTTAGAGAAAAAAGGGTTGATTCAAGGTAAATCAGTGCCGTCACCAGAAGGTCCCAAACGTAAATATTATACTCTAACGGAATTAGGAAACAAAGAGCGTGAAAATTTTATCCGAGAATGGTATGTGTTAAAAAATGGTATGTCACATTTATTAGAGGAGGAAGCAGAATGA
- a CDS encoding class II fructose-bisphosphate aldolase: MYVSMREMLAKANREKYAVLAINCFNLETAKAVIDAAEEMHAPIIVDLLQDHLKMHLDYRYLTQPIIRMANNAKVEVAINLDHGQDVAFVKQCLQEGFSSVMMDASMYPLEENIRITKEIVQFAQQFNASVEAEVGDLGVVDGNQWTNTEMYTNPDDAIQFIQATGVDCLALSYGSTHGDYPEGYVPEFRFDIVEKIKQVTQLPLVLHGGSGAGEENIRQSVALGINKINVGSDFMKAQSLEIQKQLAKDAMIGYPELIHATMAAGKEVVKKYIEIAGSKNKAL; this comes from the coding sequence ATGTATGTTTCAATGAGAGAGATGCTAGCTAAAGCCAATCGAGAAAAATATGCTGTATTGGCAATCAACTGTTTTAATTTAGAAACAGCCAAAGCAGTTATTGATGCAGCTGAAGAAATGCACGCGCCGATTATTGTAGATTTATTGCAAGATCATCTAAAAATGCATTTAGACTATCGTTATCTCACACAACCCATTATTCGCATGGCAAATAATGCTAAAGTGGAAGTTGCTATTAATTTAGATCATGGACAAGATGTGGCATTTGTGAAGCAATGTCTTCAAGAAGGTTTCTCAAGCGTCATGATGGATGCTTCTATGTATCCATTAGAAGAAAATATTCGTATAACCAAAGAGATTGTTCAGTTTGCGCAACAATTTAATGCCAGTGTTGAAGCTGAAGTAGGCGATTTAGGTGTCGTTGATGGGAATCAATGGACCAATACAGAAATGTATACGAATCCAGATGATGCTATTCAATTTATACAAGCTACAGGAGTCGATTGTTTGGCGCTATCTTATGGTTCAACACATGGCGATTATCCCGAAGGCTACGTACCAGAGTTTCGTTTTGATATTGTGGAAAAAATCAAACAAGTGACACAATTACCACTTGTTTTGCATGGGGGATCTGGTGCAGGGGAAGAAAATATTCGTCAATCAGTTGCATTAGGAATCAATAAAATTAATGTAGGTTCTGACTTTATGAAGGCGCAATCTTTAGAAATACAAAAACAATTAGCAAAAGATGCAATGATAGGTTATCCAGAGCTAATACATGCAACGATGGCAGCAGGCAAAGAAGTAGTAAAAAAATATATTGAGATAGCGGGTTCTAAAAATAAAGCTTTATAA